Genomic segment of Hydractinia symbiolongicarpus strain clone_291-10 chromosome 5, HSymV2.1, whole genome shotgun sequence:
GTTGAGGCAGCACCTTTGCAAGCATAACTAGCAATGTATTTTTGTAGAGCGAGAAGGTTCTGATCGATAATGGGTTGACTATCACAATTTGCTAGCCAACTAAGTAGGCGTGTTTTTACATGCATCATCAAGCGAGGATGATCCCGTGGTCCCTCATATCTAGGATGTTCCCCTTCTGTTATGACAGCATTAAAAGGATGAATCTCTTTACCActtatttttttggtttgtggatCAAGATCGCCAAAATGAAAGCGACAGTACTTCTGTGGAGCagtatcttttttattcttacgGCGATAACGCAAACAATTGGAATTACAATTATGGAGGCCAATCCTGTTCACAAGATAGATATGTTGCTCTTTTATACCACCTTCATGactagtaacatccgaaaatTCTTGTGCCAATGGGTTATGGTCCGGTGGAGCTTGAGTCCCCTCTGGTCTGGCCCATTGATCTTTGTTTGGAACCCAAGTTTAATTCCAGAAGTATCTATAATTTCATTTCCACCAGCAGGATGCAGTGAAGTAAAcattggtgaaaaaatgtcaTTACTGTCTTCATTTGTTGTTTGTAACAAATTTTGAAGTTCTTGCGCTGCAGGTTTTAATGCTTGTGAGTCTGCAACATCATCAGACAAGCTTTCCATTATAGTTTTGACTTTCCGGGCATGTTTAGATGACGATATTATTGCGTGTCCATGTATCTCACCTCGACTTTTAGCAAATTCATATCGCAACCAATAGTCATCATATTGAAATACTTCCTTACTAACTGTGGCGAAGTAATTTATAGTCCTTGCATCAAAATACTGTGTCACAATATGAAGATTTTGTAGAATCCTTTCCCGCTTGAATTTATTATCACTTTCCATTTGCTGGCGTACAGCATCTTCTTTTACATTGTTTATCAACGCATAATACTTAATAAGTAGTTCATGCAATGGTTTCCAATGAAATTCGGCACAACTGTTGGTATCAAAATATGCTGGTAAATCGCCAAATTCATTTCGTCTAAAAAACAGCATggcatccaatttttttttttggtctctCCAGTATGGATCGGTATTTACCAGGTTTTTTCCAATACTAATAATTTTACGTGGAActgaatcatcatcattttgtaaattatctcgAAGTTCAGCGATTGTGAGATGAGCATCATTTAATTGTTGGGAAACAAGAAAGCTACCCTGCTGCAATGCTTGCATTCGCAAACGcatatttaataagaaaaatttcaagTACGGATGACGTGCTACACGATTATcagaacaataatatatatgttcgatgtattcctcaaagttaattttatttaaccttGGAACAGTTAAGTCACAATTTCCATTATAAAAAACAGTTGGGTATGCCATAGTAAAAAACCCAGGAGTTTTTAATTCCCGAATAGGCCGTTCTCGTGTATATTCTAAATTTGCATTCGCAACTGTGCCATGTTGAAGAGCTTGATTAACTGCATCTTCAGAACCCAAGAGCTTCTCCAGTACTATTCGTAACTCTTTGTCAGCATCTTTAGGTTCAACCGGGCAAACTAAACCAGAACGGGTTATACTCTCGTCATCGTCAGGTAAGTTTTGTTGAAATTGATTTTCAGCAGGACCCTTATCTCCTTCTGGTATGATATTTGGCAATTCCACAACTGGCAAATCAGGTAATTCAGAACGCATCTCTAGTAAATTTTGAATGCGGTCATACTTTATTGAGACATCCTTATAGTATTCATTCGGCAGGAACTGGAAGTAGCATCCTTTTAAAGGTTTGTCAATGTGATCAAAGCCATTGTattgatgtttatttttagtatcTGGACCTTCAACACCCCCTTCTGGGTATCCAAAACACAGTCCCCGTAATGCGTTTTCAACTTTACCCCTTTGCACAGTATACTGTTGAACTGAATTTTGAAttcctttctttttaataaccacTATTCCAACTTCTGACGGTAATGATGGCAGTTCAGTAGCAATTTGCATTCTTTGAGGAAAACTGATGCAATGACCTTTTGATGCAAGCATGCCATACCGCAGGAGGTGTATATTCATAATGACAGTAATACGACGAATTAATGCTACTTCTAGTATGGTCAAATTTTGGAGATATGGTGGTACTGGTAAAAAATGCATATCATTATGACGAATGTTATCGTGTAACGGACCCAAGTCGTCATTATCAGCTGACAGTATACCTGAAAATCTAGCAGGTgtcttaacattctttttaaaacgaCTAAGACTCTCCCTGTGACACCTATCACACCTACCATCGCTGAATATTTTCCAAGGCTTAACAGCAAttggttttgtttcattttttgcagTAGGTCTTATTGGAGGTGTTGCGTGAAATACTGGTCGAGTTTCAAGACAAGTTTTACAGGTTGATAAACTATGTAATTTCTCACCTTCTTCAAACTGTATTACAGCAGCCACTACATCGGAATTTTGATGAATGGTTGCAGTTTCACTTCCAAAAATGTTGTCTTGATCACTGGACTGGTTGCCTGTGACAACTGTCGACATTGACTGTATGGTTGATGTTTTTGGTATGGACTGTTGTGTGGTTGGCAAATTTTTTGGTATTGACTGTTGTGAGGTTGGCAAATTTTCTGGTATCGTCTGTGCAATGATGAACTTGTTGGCATTAACTGAGTTGTTGATATGGAGTGTGTAGTTGGTAAATTTGTTGACAAAATATTATTCTGATTGTGTGTAGTGATTGGCAGTGTAACAGGcgggttttttaaaattgaatttttctGTTTACCCACAGCTGTTTTACAAACGGCTTTTTTGCATCTATAAGTTATTCACTTGCGCCTATTTTTTGTTTCGGTAATTGTTTCATTGACTTCAGGTTCTTCAtatttaaaggtactgtccgattaaaaatcaactaaaattttgacaaaaaattcttatttggaactaatttctataaaataattaaataattatttgttttctttccttacaccaactgaacaatatctcattcttgtttacaaaaaagcatgcggtctctcgcttcgattgtttatatggatggcggatgataggcactaaagcgaggctgaaataatatgtcgcgtgtgacgtatttacctggagcgcgccgaactgcccaaaatagataaaacgtgggccagggctgatattttattatatgtttaaaaattatggtaattttaccccctgaattgtgaaaaaccgctttttatgaattattcatatggaattaaaaaatcgaaggcgagagatgtgtctagaccttaaggtaaacacacactgtgctaattctgtacgaacctaagtaagaagctttcgctaataaaacttgaagttcaatatgactttagccttagggttgcatagttgtttcagctactctaaagacaaccaatcaataattaaaaattagtttcctcttcactagatgtcccgccacagagagattagactcagatcgcacattcagtaaggttgagaggcagaataatgtcgtggtgcgctgttgtgaattccactaacaacagtcgaaaaaaacaggataaaatttttttttcgctgctcaaggatccaaaaaaaaatcttccgtataaggaaaaaccaaaagtcagagaaatatctgaacggaggaaagaaaaggatgttaaggaggtgagtaggggctggtaactaggtggtcgttcgaaactctctgtcatggagtgccaccaaagatggtcacagcgtactcttcaataaaaccaccgctcggaattcttcgtgttccgtaatacattttttatctgaaaaatattacaatattactcaatcacactggcatctaagaattactcatgaaggattagaaacttttataccatgtaattgaaaatatttaatagagtccagtctttttcaggagaggcgtgcgatcgcacgcgcacgccctggcacacgcctaaatcgtttcaggcgtgtgattaatcgcacgcctgaaaaataaatattgagttttcaaaatcaacctataaaatccattttgtagcgtgcgatgtagcgtgcgatggcagccctcgaaataatttttggacagtcgtcagacaaaacgtccgatagatttccgtattggtcggacacttttagatctcagaaattattgaatagtcctggtccttttaatccacgagcaagcctattcatagccaacctgaccatcctagctaattcaccgactcctgacttagttaaaagaactacgtagacataaatctcttttgcctggccccttcgtcgttggtaaccaggtcttacacaagaaatccagccatgcggttcttaactaatgcggaggtgaacgccgacggagcacggatgaagcaagtctgcaaaactgcacttacaggcggaatagacattttatcatggatttaattgtagataatttcttcatttgacaaaataattggaaaccatagcaggtccgaatttaatggattttttctttatgcctgtaaaacagaaacccacgggcggtataaatttttttctgtaaaaattttgttaaagtgtagctgaactttttgaatgaattttgaagttttatttaagccacgtggataaagattttttttaatttgaaaacaaagcatatttttgcctatttgcttgtgaaaaataaacaataaatataaaaatgacagtatagtcatgcatactatttcggacatgtagaaaaggaagttaagattgagagagtcgctataccagtagacgctcgatcatcgtgtttggggttcacgatttaaaacgtcccccacttttctaccgcaaaatgaatgcgcaacaaaaataacctcggagcccgtatcgcaggcgtaacattctttgcacgtgcgttttacatcgcacgcgttacttgatttacacgtgcgaatcatcgcacacctactcaaatattcctgaaaaagactgagagtctgtctcgtgacagcaaaaacattctacacttcagagggcatcctctcacatttaggagtaggtgcaacaaggtttccaatgttatgttcgtctacgtcttgaaaagtcggaactagctcatcattcgctgttctttccggctcgaattgaaatcctagaacctgcgaattattttcattcattgctatcttcatgaagaacttttttaaacaaaggaaaaaaaatataaataaacatttagtcgttcgatgcgcaagtcgggggggggttcgcctaataagaagccaggtaactacgtcacaagcaaaaatgtgctgaataatgaattgacccagtccttttgccgcgtttgaaagttcgtgaagatggtaggctagtgcagcaagatcaaaacaaacaaacgatggtgctaagtattggataaatctttgttgtttaagagtgcaatcttcgttatttttgatacttgataaaacaaaagaaaagatattgttttttaatcggacagtacctttaatatTCAACTGAAGACACTTTTGCTTTAGAGCaagttctttatttaaaaaattattagtttTAGGTCTGTTTTGTATTACAACAGACATATGAGATTTCATTACTTTTTCCACTAGATCTTGCTTTTCCTTTAAAGTAATCACTTTCTCTTcaccatattttttatttgttgttatcTTTAGGTTGAATTACATTGCCCGATGACAAACAGGGAATTTTTTTAGGTGGACTGAGTGGTGTGGATGATGCAACAGAAGGAAGGCTCAAATTGTCATCAAAGACCAATGATTGGTAGTGATTTCTATTTACTCTCccaagcaaaataaaagcaCCTGTAGTGGTACCATCAGACAATAGATGTGCCAATTGCTGTTCCCCAGCAATATCATGTGTTTCATCATGAGTAGGACTAATAAGGGTATATGGGTGCATCGCAGTACTGGTATCAGATGTTATCAAAATGTTGACGCCCAGCATTATTGCGGCAGCTCGTATGAAAATTTCTTCAACATAGACAGTAGGTTTTGACTGAATTTGTAAGTCACGTTCCCACTCTTCAgagctttttaaataaaaggtcctattattttgaaaaattcctATGTTGCTCTTTTTGCGGACAAATTTGACCACAGCTACTCGTTGTTCAACATGGTTCAGGAAATTAAGTTCAGAGGGGACAATTTGTCTGATCTCAGGCCGATCAAGTTGCTGTACTACTGCTCTATATAAACAGTTGCCATCTCCTATCGTCACTTCACGATATGTTATATTTGACAGACCAATACTTCTAGCATAAGCAATTATATGGTCTGCAGAATTTGACTCATTTAAAAGATGGGCAGCATAAGACTCTTGTAGTGCTATTTGGAAGTCAATATCATTGTTATTGAAGGGTCCAGGATTGCTTTCAATATCCCCTGATAACAATAACAGTAACTTCAAACATGCAAGATTGATGTTACAGCTTAGacaacatataaaaattaataaactaaaaagtttcaaaaaataaatgaagtggTTGCTATTATCCAGATTGTCAAAAAACATTCCTGTATGGCTgtggaaatttgttttatttttaatatcattACTGGAATGAATAGCAGGTACATTATAAAACGAACCGATGGTGGCACGATATGCCTGAACTGATAtcatgattgttttttttttacaagtaaATTAGTATTAACGATGCACCTAGCTGCAGTTTTTTGCACCTAAATAAGATTTAAACAGTAAATAATAATCTAGTAAAAGATGCACCTAGCTGCACTTTGCAcctaaatgtttgtttgtttgctagtAAAAGACAcagaaaaaattatcaaataataCTTATCCAATAATCTGTGAAGTATCCAAAAGTTCAAGCAAACAAAACCAACGCGCTCTGGTAAATTACCAGAgggtttgaaaaaaaagtggCGCCGAAAAAGTATATTTCGGTCGCCAAATCACGTGATCTATTTTGTCCAATCAAAGCGAAAAATGTttgtgtttcaaaaacttcacgtGATTCATTTTATCCAATTAAAtcaaaatatgtttgttttggAAAAATTATTTGCGCTTATgtattagtttttttgtttttttttgttttttttcctctattaaaaatttattacattGGATACATGATATCTTAATTAAATATTATggcattttatttttagaataaaaCTTGTTTGTTAGGATGTATATTTGATGTAAATATCAAGGTCTCTAAAAATTTAATCTTAGCACGCTGAAGCTggtgattttaataaaatttagctACCTATGTATTCAGTTTAgtatgtgtagctagctagaaaaTCTAGGCATGTCACTAACAAATTCTTTCATGCTTTAGGTAGCTAGCTTTAGGGGTGTGAATTATCTCTTTGAAGGTGAAGGAGTTCATTACATGtgaaaaaaatagtgatatactagctctACATAACCTTTCGTTTTCACCATAATTTTCATGACAAAAGCAAAGAAATACTAGGGACaaagttgtaaaaaaacattataaaggCTGAATTTATCATTTTATTCATAATAAAGTTCAGGCTCTtctgctaaaaagaatataagTTTTTTAGGACAGACTAACAAATGCTCTAATTTGTCATAATGACTATTTCTACCCGAAATGATCACCAGCACGTGGTCTGTGTGCTGTacgtaattttaaattttccaaaGATTCACTTGTCTTAATATCTATAGGTGCAAGtttttttcctagccctgtttAGGATTCGAACCTAAATCTCTCAATTGCAAGAGTGTCTtaaccattagaccaacaggggaTAAATGCGTGCATAATTTTACAGTTGCACATCATAACAAGAACTTAACAGTAACGTCTAGTTAAATAACCTTTTTAAGTgagcgttcacatattacgtaatcAATTTTTTGCCTATTTTCTACTCCTCCCACCACCATGTAATCAGTCGTAATCATTTGGTTGATTTCCCTCCCAAAATAACGTCATCATCTACTTAACCCCCCCTAAAAAAAATTCGTAAAGAATTAGTTTATGAATGAAAACAAATACTGTTTGTCTTAAAACAGATGCTAGTATTTATACCAGACcctacaaaagttttaaatatttacagttttatattttacttttatattttacatttaagATATAGAATAAGGCCAATACAAACGTTTTAGATATAATTGATATGTTTCACACTCTTGATAAAATatgctgttaattttttttgatttgcttatGTTATTAAACCACTTTGGCTGATTTTAGTTGACCCCCCTCCCCCCTACTTgattacgtaatatgtgaacgctcCCTGTAACAGAAAATGTAGACGTTGATGTAAAAAAAGGTTAtttgatatagaaataatttctgtcaaaaaatgaatgcgatatatatatagatatttaaagattttgaatacatgttgacgattgcacAAGAACCacttgtcagaatttaaaatggcttaataaaaaatatagatgtCAATATAGAAATAATTTCCATTTGTCACTTAATCCACACTGGTGTATGCTCACCGGCAGggttaaaaagttaatttcctGATCTATAACGTGGCAATGTCTACTACACCGCTTCTTTTGTGATGTTCCTACATTATAGCTACAATCATTCACAAAAATATGGCTCTCACCCCCTCTATAACATTCAATGTTATAAAGTTCCCAACTTGACCTCGTAAGTGGGAAGGGAAGTATCTGTAGAATTATATATAGGTATGTACTTTTGCTGATTTCGCTAAACATTTTTTGCCCTTGAACTTTGGTCTAAAATTGGACGATTGTGGATTGTCGCTAGAACAAGCTATGTAATGGGACATTCCTAATCAGAGTAGAATTATATCACTTATATACTGTGTCATAAGTATACAGCTGTTTCGGAGCGGACAAAAATGctacgaaaaaataattcgatttaccctctcagttaaaataggatatctcaagaacaaaataagatttttatattctgtaaaaagaataataatcttagataaattgtccatattattaaaagaaatttttttttggacacctgtccgaaattggtaaatttaggccaaaatgtctaaaaatgacttaaaaattatcatttagataaatgtcttccacaaaatttctggaataaagttaaaaaaacatgttttttatggtccacaggttaggttaaatatctggaatgaaaattacttaattttattactgtccgaaattgtccaaagggttatatttgggccaaatgtgagaACTATGTGAAAAACGGCCTTAAGAGCCTTAATATATGcttaaagtttatttattaactgaataaaaaacattgctTTGGATTCTAAGACCATTAAGGATGATGTAGATGAAATATtagtctgtccgaaattgtccaaagggttatttttgggccaaatgtgtGAAATATGTGAAAAACAGCCTATGGAGCCTTAATGTAtgcttaaagtttgtttattaactaaataaaaaacattactttggattctgaggccattaaagatgatgtagatgaaatattaaactgtccgaaattgtccaaagggtcacTTTTGGTCCAAAGGTTTTTCGGGCCAAATATGTGACatctatatattaaataaaacatcATTCAGAGTCGACGGTTTCAACATTTTAGTTTATCATGCTAGAAGAAAATACCtcaagttgtgcataaatattttatttattatatatatacaaagcaatcattttgtgtttctttataaactgtataaaatagcacccaatcttgtgttaaagccaagattagctagctaggtagctaaaaacatctttgaattcaacaatttcatcttgagaaagcccaccaaagtcttaactaaataaaaaaaagaagtattaagttacttagctacaaaatgcaaaactgtaggaccaaaaaacagctactctttacagaaaaatataaaacaggagaagcaagattaaaaaagataacaattatCCACGCTTAAAGTTTTACAAGCtgtaaaacaatttcttaaactTAAGGGTGCTGTAAtagcacaaaaataataataaaatccctgcaaaataaagtagtttcctGTTTTGTCCCTTACCTCGTGCTCTGCCaaactttagctagctaaaaaattgcaaagacaccgttgtctcgcttattccaacattttcgaaaaattcCGGTTTCGAACCAGGATTCCCGGGTCGAGCAATCAAGTCCAAGGTAAACACCACGCCGCcgtaatttttttgagaaaaaccatacctaacaaaacattaaatggcatcgctatgactctcttagaagtttagatacttATTTAATTAGGCAGAAAAGGGATCACACCAACCAAATTCCCGTGCACCACTTTGGGaactttttcttctcttttttagcgcctgaagaagactttaacttaaaatttaagtagtttatAGTTTGTGAGACGAACGGTGCACGGTACTGGGCGATAGAATCTTGTTTCCAGGCCCCCATACCAACTGTCAAGTCCGTAGCTACTAGCGCGGCGTTGCCACGAGGTTGGAAAGATGGTATACTTtcgccaaaaataatgttttttttaattttgtgtgtttttttcgacgaaataactcgaaatccataacacacatgtataacatatttatatattaaaaaagtagaaaagtaggtcgttttaatactttttatttcagtaaaattaaaacaatacaaaaaaagtttcaaaaacttaaaggggaactccagtaaaaatcacttttttcttttttgttttatacgtactcagaaaagcacTCGACTCGACACAGCACACGCTTTCAGTATCGGTTTCCATTGCTCTACAATTTCCACATTCACACCAATTTGCATTACCCGTACGTGGCTCTGCATCAGTAAAAGAAACCTCGTCATTTTCTACACCGTTACTAACTTCTTCCTCGTCAGACACAAGAGGTTCAAATTCgtatggctgtagctttgtaaagtctttttcatgaagagaattatccgattctgagctttctaagttatattcttcgtcattattacaagacatcttatcaacgaacaatgtaaacagtaagtaaacaaaacttttagaaggcgtgctgctgagctcacggactttttgcacgatgtgacgtatgctaatttattcggacctagtcctctcgactttacgcgaccttgcaaatttatttgaaattgaagatgtttacggacgcgattaaggtataaataaagatttttaacgattgtaaaaggtttattttgacatatttatgtattgtcttataaaaataacatttttttcaaatattttttttcactggagtgcccctttaaaaaatgataaaaatacaaaatttcaaaaaaaattgtggaagccattttaattttctccgcggtttgaccgtagcgaaacagccgtgaaaaaatttttctatgctagctatgtaGATAATTTTATGCTACCCTaattagctaattttatgccagCTAAGTAGTTAAATTTATGCTAGCTCTGTAgccagttttatgctagctgtatatgttatatgtttgttctattgctctattttatgccagccagctcagtcagtagttttatgctagctagccttaagtgtgagtgagaataagaaagagttcattacatgtaaaggaatagtgatatactagctagctaaaaacataccctttcttcgttttcttaaaCAAGCCCTTCTGTCAGTTgcgatatagcttagattaacgaaagtttgagtttgaggcgctatttgtccgagaaaaaagtcatgtgatattagtgaaattaatatgtgtatcacgtggctaaaaattgtaggcaaacttaatctcaactggaaacagAACTATTCACGcttggttaaaaaacaacaaaaattccatcgccgtgctaaaaacatattgtctcgcttactaaaaaatgtaattaagaatgaccatattaaatCGCTGGGAAACTGACTCAAAAACGGCCgaattttggatatttttgatgtatagggggacgaggcgcggaaatcgtatagaaatcctatatactctccaccgtacttcctttttcttttatatttggcttatttaatgaggaaatgggctccgcttctctccgcaatcaatatagaaagtgttgc
This window contains:
- the LOC130644959 gene encoding uncharacterized protein LOC130644959 translates to MSCNNDEEYNLESSESDNSLHEKDFTKLQPYEFEPLVSDEEEVSNGVENDEVSFTDAEPRTGNANWCECGNCRAMETDTESVCCVESSAFLSTYKTKKKKVIFTGVPL